One window of the Rhipicephalus sanguineus isolate Rsan-2018 chromosome 2, BIME_Rsan_1.4, whole genome shotgun sequence genome contains the following:
- the LOC119382951 gene encoding BTB/POZ domain-containing protein KCTD16: MSSSSAVVDLNVGGTTYSASRETLSRCPVLGELLDGGPRDSQGRVFVDRDGALFRFILDFLRSGRLLLPEEFRELARLKAEAEHFRLDALVTCLSATSDVPPPFPGQPGYITLGYRGTFAFGRDGLADVKFRKLTRILICGKVTMCREVFGDTLNESRDPDRGQDDRYTSRFFLKHNSLEQAFDCLQESRFRCVCACGTGTSCGGGNEPLKPGVDSEENRWNHYNEFVFVRP, translated from the coding sequence ATGTCTTCCTCCTCGGCGGTCGTCGATCTGAACGTGGGCGGTACCACGTACAGCGCTTCGCGCGAGACGCTGTCCCGCTGCCCCGTGCTAGGCGAGCTGCTCGACGGCGGCCCGCGTGACTCGCAGGGCCGCGTCTTCGTTGACAGGGACGGTGCCCTGTTCCGCTTCATCTTGGACTTCCTCCGGTCGGGCCGCCTGCTGCTTCCCGAGGAGTTCCGCGAACTGGCAAGGCTCAAGGCCGAGGCCGAGCACTTCCGCCTCGATGCCCTGGTCACCTGCCTGTCGGCCACGTCGGACGTGCCGCCACCGTTCCCGGGTCAGCCGGGCTATATCACTCTCGGCTACCGCGGGACGTTCGCGTTCGGCCGCGACGGTCTGGCGGACGTCAAGTTCCGCAAGCTGACGCGCATCCTCATCTGCGGCAAGGTCACCATGTGCCGCGAAGTGTTCGGCGACACGCTGAACGAGTCTCGCGATCCCGACCGCGGCCAGGACGACCGGTACACGTCGCGCTTCTTCCTCAAGCACAACTCCCTGGAGCAGGCGTTCGACTGCCTCCAGGAGTCGCGGTTCCGCTGCGTGTGCGCCTGCGGCACCGGCACCTCGTGCGGAGGCGGGAACGAGCCGCTCAAGCCGGGCGTCGACTCCGAGGAGAACCGCTGGAACCACTACAACGAGTTTGTGTTTGTGCGCCCCTAA
- the LOC119381586 gene encoding uncharacterized protein LOC119381586: MLANVLRILTAAAVGIACLPIPSRAMTEIVSKAKASISAVSDDLKPAATGLIGAGGYGGYGGLGQGVNGFQSGYGNGGFGKGYGGFSNYGNNKALAGGGFGKGSYGDGVVSAYGNQGLGQGGINNLAAHGLHGVSGATGFNHQGGVNKQFAGKGAARDQFNAGHNKIFAKEKVYAVDQSFQNGNRDAFNLGYGNLGGFTGQGGFGKQDKVNQYGNQQYGAFKGYGQGNYGKHGRTSFGEGAQGINNYGHAAGYGTQAQQGKGYGGYGHGGVGSYGGVLNRGYGGYGATQAVAPILARPIAHGVAPGLGYGIGHGIGGYHGIGAGPHFY; this comes from the exons ATGCTAGCGAACGTGCTCAGGATATTG ACAGCGGCAGCAGTGGGAATCGCCTGCCTGCCGATTCCATCGCGGGCAATGACCGAGATAGTGTCGAAAGCAAAGGCATCAATCTCCGCGGTGTCCGATGACTTGAAGCCCGCCGCTACGGGTCTGATCGGGGCAGGAGGCTACGGCGGCTACGGCGGCCTGGGTCAGGGGGTCAACGGCTTCCAGAGCGGCTACGGTAATGGAGGCTTCGGCAAGGGCTACGGTGGATTCTCGAATTACGGGAACAACAAG GCACTTGCCGGTGGCGGATTCGGCAAGGGCTCGTACGGTGACGGCGTCGTGTCGGCATACGGAAACCAGGGTCTGGGCCAGGGCGGCATCAACAACCTGGCCGCCCACGGCCTGCACGGCGTCTCCGGCGCTACGGGCTTCAACCACCAGGGCGGCGTCAACAAGCAATTTGCCGGAAAGGGAGCCGCGAGGGACCAATTTAACGCAGGACACAACAAG ATCTTCGCCAAGGAGAAGGTGTACGCCGTGGACCAGAGCTTCCAGAATGGCAACCGAGACGCCTTCAACCTGGGCTACGGAAACCTGGGAGGCTTCACGGGTCAGGGAGGCTTCGGCAAGCAAGACAAAGTGAACCAGTACGGCAACCAGCAGTACGGCGCCTTCAAGGGATACGGCCAGGGCAACTACGGCAAGCACGGACGCACATCGTTTGGCGAAGGTGCCCAGGGCATCAACAACTACGGACACGCGGCCGGATACGGGACGCAAGCGCAGCAGGGCAAGGGATACGGAGGCTACGGACACGGAGGCGTGGGCAGCTACGGGGGTGTGCTGAACCGCGGATACGGCGGTTACGGAGCCACGCAAGCCGTGGCCCCGATTCTTGCCAGACCCATTGCCCACGGCGTAGCTCCGGGTCTGGGATATGGAATTGGTCACGGAATAGGGGGATATCATGGCATAGGGGCGGGGCCGCATTTCTACTGA